One Anguilla rostrata isolate EN2019 chromosome 15, ASM1855537v3, whole genome shotgun sequence genomic window carries:
- the LOC135240853 gene encoding immunoglobulin superfamily member 3 isoform X1, whose protein sequence is MPAHSVGSLCRCWPTLARLKKKKKLKNEKNKKGGYILARRYGLLTSGDSGLRQETHILSVLLLVCRAESARKPHKLQTDGWRCHSLTVRPCSLDCVWTQRGGMNRLWGCALLLCLNGLLRWDVCDGQRVVDMQEGPLYRAKGYPVTISCKVSGFKGPSEQTFQFSVNKPARPETEINIVSTSDPNYSYAVYSQRVSAGEIQIQRLTGSSVLLHINKLEESDVGDYQCSTPNTDGAYFGTYFAKITLNVIQDTLSASANPTVLSKTEGEALQLKCEVSSHTFQHTHLSVTWFLQSKRDGQPRPIISLNRDFTLSPGEGFEDRYQAGFVSLDKVQGTTYRLSMSQLQLSDQGSVYCQASEWIQDPDRSWYKIAYKDSEAFTLHVQPIDVLPDSDSFNARIEAPGEDLREGDTLEIQCTVEARDVSDSYFSVAWLKDDKEMAGIGPTGVSSIGPDYAGRESEGELKVVKKSDRDYLLAVRPVRTEDAGKYLCRVWKEEKAASSFTRGQSQDSAVKHVAVTVAERKLAVSAPSSTLEVNEGDVLRVTCGVSGASGQQSVSWQHRPGQGAFSDVITLSRKGVMEPGARYRQRAEMGDVRTLRATPESFTLEIANALPSDAGAYKCTVSDWVTETKGNVKKLDSKSQEVNTEVRSVDSLIRAELRSRTVSVRENEKIELFCKVKGPRFPLSVTWKIQRSGSPSQEQIVSLFHDGVITWWKNQRSYQLRTQVQPDEVTFILKVFRASAQEAGTYQCVVEAFLRQTQKALKSSNVLAVRVQKPDSLLSVSAEPQTPLRSRVGADARMECAVRAATTNASRFAVSWLFQPEGGQNRTLLHADRDAVLEVEAGQRYSLSRREARSYELLLRQAGTADSGRYYCLVEEWLQDPHGDWAPLKSTSAVIQLLISPQESSFSVTKEESKVTVREGEQVHINCSLGPDSISPASHYSVTWFFVPAGSSERTVLLRFSHDAVLDHPGVRAELVRRMRFHRPAPGSFGLTVQNVDAQDSGGYSCQVDEYQLSCEGEWLQSATDQSGVTSVSVLQTESNLHVLKDNSVVTMGNQQDDFVIVCNITSYSSPGSVFEVTWWRRQAGAEGEPHPIFIARRNFTLQHLDKSRAHLLFDRPQATLFTLTVPNAEPSDSGQYYCRVEEWLLSPRNTWRKIAEDSSGHLTVSFQPQAGSTFAVLKPDINITVQEGAAAVLQCRLQPGSVSPASHYSVTWFFVPAGSSERTVLLRFSHDAVLDHPGVRAELVRRMRFHRPALGSFGLTVQNVDAQDSGGYSCQVDEYRLSCEGEWLQSATDQSGVTRVSVLHTESDLHVLKHDDNVTMGNQQGDFVIVCNITSYSSPGSVFEVTWWRRQAGGEGESRPIFRARRNFTLQHLDKSRAHLLFDRPQATLFTLTVPNAEPSDSGQYYCRVEEWLLSPRNTWRKIAEDSSGHLTISFRAQGAGKLLEASCTSGALPVVLSLLIALLALAIGVLAYKLRKAGRRTAKRQADESLWAESNPLKPKLES, encoded by the exons ATGCCTGCTCATTCAGTGGGGAGCCTGTGTAGGTGTTGGCCTACTTTGgcgaggttaaaaaaaaaaaaaaaattaaaaaatgaaaagaacaaaaaaggagGTTACATTCTCGCTAGACGGTATGGCCTTCTGACGTCTGGTGACAGTGGGTTACGACAGGAAACCCACATCCTCTCTGTCTTGCTGCTCGTCTGCAGAGCAGAGTCTGCACGCAAGCCCCATAAGCTTCAGACAGACGGGTGGAGGTGTCATTCGCTCACAGTCAGGCCCTGCAGTTTGGACTGCGTCTGGACACAGAGGGGCGGAATGAACCGGCTGTGGGGGTGCGCGCTGCTGCTCTGCCTGAACGGACTCCTCCGCTGGG atgTCTGTGATGGCCAGCGAGTAGTCGACATGCAAGAGGGGCCACTGTATCGGGCAAAAGGGTATCCTGTCACAATCTCCTGCAAAGTGAGTGGGTTCAAGGGCCCCTCCGAGCAAACATTCCAGTTCTCAGTCAACAAGCCAGCAAGACCGGAAACGGAGATCAATATCGTCAGCACGTCCGACCCCAATTATTCTTACGCCGTATATTCGCAAAGAGTGAGCGCCGGAGAGATACAAATCCAGCGGCTAACGGGCTCGTCTGTGCTGCTGCACATAAATAAACTAGAGGAGAGCGATGTGGGGGACTACCAATGCTCCACTCCCAATACAGACGGGGCTTATTTTGGAACTTATTTCGCCAAAATCACACTTAATG tCATCCAGGATACCCTCAGCGCCTCCGCCAATCCCACCGTCCTCAGCAAGACCGAGGGAGAGGCCCTGCAGCTGAAGTGCGAAGTGTCCAGCCACACCTTCCAACACACCCACCTGTCCGTCACCTGGTTCCTGCAGAGCAAAAGAGAcggccagccccgccccatAATCTCCCTGAACAGGGACTTCACCCTCAGCCCCGGGGAAGGGTTTGAGGACCGGTATCAGGCCGGATTCGTAAGCCTGGATAAAGTGCAGGGCACCACGTACAGACTGAGCATGTCGCAGCTGCAGCTGTCTGACCAGGGCAGCGTCTACTGCCAGGCCAGCGAATGGATCCAAGATCCGGACCGTTCCTGGTACAAAATTGCTTACAAAGACAGTGAAGCCTTTACTCTTCACGTCCAACCCATAG ACGTGCTCCCAGACAGTGATTCATTCAACGCTCGCATTGAAGCCCCTGGGGAAGATCTTCGCGAAGGAGACACCCTGGAGATCCAGTGCACCGTGGAGGCACGGGATGTGTCGGACAGTTACTTCTCTGTGGCCTGGCTGAAAGACGACAAGGAGATGGCTGGGATCGGGCCCACAGGCGTGTCTTCCATTGGGCCAGACTatgcaggaagagagagcgagggagagctgAAGGTGGTCAAGAAGAGCGACAGGGATTACCTGCTGGCCGTCCGGCCGGTCAGaacagaggatgctgggaaatatCTTTGCAGGGTGTGGAAGGAGGAGAAGGCTGCTAGCTCCTTCACACGGGGGCAGAGCCAGGACTCGGCTGTAAAACATGTGGCCGTCACTGTCGCCG AGCGTAAACTGGCAGTGTCCGCTCCGTCCTCCACGCTGGAGGTGAACGAGGGCGACGTTCTGCGGGTAACCTGCGGCGTGTCGGGGGCCAGCGGGCAGCAGTCCGTCTCCTGGCAACACAGACCAGGGCAGGGCGCCTTCAGTGACGTCATCACCCTGAGCCGCAAGGGCGTGATGGAGCCCGGGGCGCGGTACCGCCAGCGGGCGGAGATGGGCGACGTCCGGACGCTCCGAGCCACGCCGGAGTCCTTCACGCTGGAGATCGCCAATGCCCTGCCCTCGGACGCCGGCGCCTACAAGTGCACGGTATCTGATTGGGTGACCGAAACCAAAGGCAACGTGAAGAAGCTGGATTCTAAATCACAGGAAGTGAACACTGAAGTCCGCTCTGTGG ATTCTCTAATACGCGCCGAATTAAGAAGTCGCACGGTGTCCGTgagggaaaatgagaaaatagagCTGTTCTGCAAGGTGAAAGGGCCCAGGTTTCCTCTGTCCGTGACCTGGAAAATCCAGCGCTCGGGATCACCGTCTCAGGAGCAGATAGTGTCTCTGTTCCACGACGGCGTCATCACCTGGTGGAAGAACCAGCGTAGCTATCAGCTCAGGACGCAGGTGCAGCCGGATGAAGTCACCTTCATCCTCAAGGTGTTCAGAGCCAGCGCCCAGGAGGCCGGGACCTACCAGTGCGTCGTCGAGGCCTTTCTGCGACAGACTCAGAAAGCGCTAAAATCCTCCAATGTGCTGGCCGTGCGTGTCCAAAAGCCAG ACAGCCTGCTGTCCGTCTCAGCCGAGCCCCAGACGCCGCTGCGGAGCCGCGTGGGCGCGGACGCGCGGATGGAGTGCGCCGTCCGCGCCGCCACCACGAACGCCTCCCGCTTCGCCGTGTCCTGGCTGTTCCAGCCGGAGGGGGGGCAGAACCGCACCCTCCTGCACGCCGACCGGGACGCCGTCCTGGAGGTGGAGGCGGGGCAGAGGTACAGCCTCAGCAGGCGCGAGGCGCGGTCGTACGAGCTGCTCCTGCGGCAGGCGGGGACCGCCGACAGCGGCCGGTACTACTGCCTGGTGGAGGAGTGGCTACAGGACCCCCACGGAGACTGGGCCCCGCTGAAGTCAACTTCTGCTGTTATACAACTCCTCATAAGCCCTCAAG AGAGTAGTTTCAGCGTGACGAAAGAGGAATCGAAGGTGACGGTTCGAGAGGGCGAGCAGGTGCACATCAACTGCAGCCTGGGCCCCGACAGCATCTCGCCCGCCTCCCACTACTCCGTCACCTGGTTCTTCGTCCCGGCCGGCTCCTCGGAGAGGACCGTGCTGCTGCGCTTCAGCCACGACGCTGTGCTGGACCACCCGGGCGTGAGGGCGGAGCTGGTGCGGAGGATGCGTTTCCACCGGCCCGCCCCGGGCTCCTTCGGCCTCACCGTTCAGAACGTGGACGCCCAGGACAGCGGCGGCTACTCCTGCCAGGTGGACGAGTACCAGCTCAGCTGTGAGGGGGAGTGGCTGCAGAGCGCCACCGACCAATCAGGAGTCACCAGCGTCAGCGTCCTTCAGACGG AGAGTAACCTGCATGTTCTGAAAGATAACAGCGTTGTTACCATGGGCAACCAGCAGGATGACTTTGTGATCGTCTGCAACATCACCTCGTACTCGAGCCCCGGGTCAGTTTTCGAGGTCACCTGGTGGCGTCGGCAGGCCGGTGCAGAAGGGGAGCCCCACCCCATTTTCATAGCCCGACGTAACTTCACCCTGCAGCACCTGGACAAGAGCAGAGCCCATCTCCTGTTTGACCGACCCCAAGCCACTCTGTTCACCCTCACCGTCCCCAACGCCGAGCCTTCTGATAGCGGCCAGTACTACTGCCGTGTGGAGGAATGGCTGCTCTCTCCCAGGAACACCTGGAGGAAGATTGCAGAGGACTCATCTGGGCATCTGACcgtttcattccaaccacaag cAGGGAGCACTTTCGCCGTGCTGAAGCCCGACATCAACATCACGGTTCAGGAGGGTGCGGCGGCGGTCCTCCAGTGCAGACTGCAGCCCGGCAGCGTCTCGCCCGCCTCCCACTACTCCGTCACCTGGTTCTTCGTCCCGGCCGGCTCCTCGGAGAGGACCGTGCTGCTGCGCTTCAGCCACGACGCTGTGCTGGACCACCCGGGCGTGAGGGCGGAGCTGGTGCGGAGGATGCGTTTCCACCGGCCCGCCCTGGGCTCCTTCGGCCTCACCGTTCAGAACGTGGACGCCCAGGACAGCGGCGGCTACTCCTGCCAGGTGGACGAGTACCGGCTCAGCTGTGAGGGGGAGTGGCTGCAGAGCGCCACCGACCAATCAGGAGTCACCCGCGTCAGCGTCCTCCACACGG AGAGCGACCTGCATGTTCTGAAGCACGATGACAACGTTACCATGGGCAACCAGCAGGGCGACTTCGTGATCGTCTGCAACATCACCTCGTATTCGAGCCCCGGGTCAGTTTTCGAGGTCACCTGGTGGCGTCGGCAGGCTGGCGGAGAAGGGGAGTCCCGCCCCATTTTCAGAGCTCGACGTAACTTCACCCTGCAGCACCTGGACAAGAGCAGAGCCCATCTCCTGTTTGACCGACCCCAAGCCACTCTGTTCACCCTCACCGTCCCCAACGCCGAGCCTTCTGATAGCGGCCAGTACTACTGCCGTGTGGAGGAATGGCTGCTCTCTCCCAGAAACACCTGGAGGAAGATTGCAGAGGACTCATCTGGGCATCTGACCATTTCATTCCGAGCACAAG GTGCTGGCAAGCTGCTGGAGGCCTCGTGCACCTCCGGGGCCTTGCCGGTGGTGCTGTCCCTCCTCATCGCTCTCCTGGCCCTGGCCATCGGGGTGCTGGCATACAAACTCCGCAAGGCCGGCCGCCGGACCGCCAAGCGTCAGGCAGACGAGTCGCTGTGGGCCGAGAGCAACCCGCTGAAGCCCAAACTGGAGtcctaa
- the LOC135240853 gene encoding immunoglobulin superfamily member 3 isoform X2: MPAHSVGSLCRCWPTLARLKKKKKLKNEKNKKGGYILARRYGLLTSGDSGLRQETHILSVLLLVCRAESARKPHKLQTDGWRCHSLTVRPCSLDCVWTQRGGMNRLWGCALLLCLNGLLRWDVCDGQRVVDMQEGPLYRAKGYPVTISCKVSGFKGPSEQTFQFSVNKPARPETEINIVSTSDPNYSYAVYSQRVSAGEIQIQRLTGSSVLLHINKLEESDVGDYQCSTPNTDGAYFGTYFAKITLNVIQDTLSASANPTVLSKTEGEALQLKCEVSSHTFQHTHLSVTWFLQSKRDGQPRPIISLNRDFTLSPGEGFEDRYQAGFVSLDKVQGTTYRLSMSQLQLSDQGSVYCQASEWIQDPDRSWYKIAYKDSEAFTLHVQPIDVLPDSDSFNARIEAPGEDLREGDTLEIQCTVEARDVSDSYFSVAWLKDDKEMAGIGPTGVSSIGPDYAGRESEGELKVVKKSDRDYLLAVRPVRTEDAGKYLCRVWKEEKAASSFTRGQSQDSAVKHVAVTVAERKLAVSAPSSTLEVNEGDVLRVTCGVSGASGQQSVSWQHRPGQGAFSDVITLSRKGVMEPGARYRQRAEMGDVRTLRATPESFTLEIANALPSDAGAYKCTVSDWVTETKGNVKKLDSKSQEVNTEVRSVDSLIRAELRSRTVSVRENEKIELFCKVKGPRFPLSVTWKIQRSGSPSQEQIVSLFHDGVITWWKNQRSYQLRTQVQPDEVTFILKVFRASAQEAGTYQCVVEAFLRQTQKALKSSNVLAVRVQKPDSLLSVSAEPQTPLRSRVGADARMECAVRAATTNASRFAVSWLFQPEGGQNRTLLHADRDAVLEVEAGQRYSLSRREARSYELLLRQAGTADSGRYYCLVEEWLQDPHGDWAPLKSTSAVIQLLISPQESSFSVTKEESKVTVREGEQVHINCSLGPDSISPASHYSVTWFFVPAGSSERTVLLRFSHDAVLDHPGVRAELVRRMRFHRPAPGSFGLTVQNVDAQDSGGYSCQVDEYQLSCEGEWLQSATDQSGVTSVSVLQTESNLHVLKDNSVVTMGNQQDDFVIVCNITSYSSPGSVFEVTWWRRQAGAEGEPHPIFIARRNFTLQHLDKSRAHLLFDRPQATLFTLTVPNAEPSDSGQYYCRVEEWLLSPRNTWRKIAEDSSGHLTVSFQPQGAGKLLEASCTSGALPVVLSLLIALLALAIGVLAYKLRKAGRRTAKRQADESLWAESNPLKPKLES, from the exons ATGCCTGCTCATTCAGTGGGGAGCCTGTGTAGGTGTTGGCCTACTTTGgcgaggttaaaaaaaaaaaaaaaattaaaaaatgaaaagaacaaaaaaggagGTTACATTCTCGCTAGACGGTATGGCCTTCTGACGTCTGGTGACAGTGGGTTACGACAGGAAACCCACATCCTCTCTGTCTTGCTGCTCGTCTGCAGAGCAGAGTCTGCACGCAAGCCCCATAAGCTTCAGACAGACGGGTGGAGGTGTCATTCGCTCACAGTCAGGCCCTGCAGTTTGGACTGCGTCTGGACACAGAGGGGCGGAATGAACCGGCTGTGGGGGTGCGCGCTGCTGCTCTGCCTGAACGGACTCCTCCGCTGGG atgTCTGTGATGGCCAGCGAGTAGTCGACATGCAAGAGGGGCCACTGTATCGGGCAAAAGGGTATCCTGTCACAATCTCCTGCAAAGTGAGTGGGTTCAAGGGCCCCTCCGAGCAAACATTCCAGTTCTCAGTCAACAAGCCAGCAAGACCGGAAACGGAGATCAATATCGTCAGCACGTCCGACCCCAATTATTCTTACGCCGTATATTCGCAAAGAGTGAGCGCCGGAGAGATACAAATCCAGCGGCTAACGGGCTCGTCTGTGCTGCTGCACATAAATAAACTAGAGGAGAGCGATGTGGGGGACTACCAATGCTCCACTCCCAATACAGACGGGGCTTATTTTGGAACTTATTTCGCCAAAATCACACTTAATG tCATCCAGGATACCCTCAGCGCCTCCGCCAATCCCACCGTCCTCAGCAAGACCGAGGGAGAGGCCCTGCAGCTGAAGTGCGAAGTGTCCAGCCACACCTTCCAACACACCCACCTGTCCGTCACCTGGTTCCTGCAGAGCAAAAGAGAcggccagccccgccccatAATCTCCCTGAACAGGGACTTCACCCTCAGCCCCGGGGAAGGGTTTGAGGACCGGTATCAGGCCGGATTCGTAAGCCTGGATAAAGTGCAGGGCACCACGTACAGACTGAGCATGTCGCAGCTGCAGCTGTCTGACCAGGGCAGCGTCTACTGCCAGGCCAGCGAATGGATCCAAGATCCGGACCGTTCCTGGTACAAAATTGCTTACAAAGACAGTGAAGCCTTTACTCTTCACGTCCAACCCATAG ACGTGCTCCCAGACAGTGATTCATTCAACGCTCGCATTGAAGCCCCTGGGGAAGATCTTCGCGAAGGAGACACCCTGGAGATCCAGTGCACCGTGGAGGCACGGGATGTGTCGGACAGTTACTTCTCTGTGGCCTGGCTGAAAGACGACAAGGAGATGGCTGGGATCGGGCCCACAGGCGTGTCTTCCATTGGGCCAGACTatgcaggaagagagagcgagggagagctgAAGGTGGTCAAGAAGAGCGACAGGGATTACCTGCTGGCCGTCCGGCCGGTCAGaacagaggatgctgggaaatatCTTTGCAGGGTGTGGAAGGAGGAGAAGGCTGCTAGCTCCTTCACACGGGGGCAGAGCCAGGACTCGGCTGTAAAACATGTGGCCGTCACTGTCGCCG AGCGTAAACTGGCAGTGTCCGCTCCGTCCTCCACGCTGGAGGTGAACGAGGGCGACGTTCTGCGGGTAACCTGCGGCGTGTCGGGGGCCAGCGGGCAGCAGTCCGTCTCCTGGCAACACAGACCAGGGCAGGGCGCCTTCAGTGACGTCATCACCCTGAGCCGCAAGGGCGTGATGGAGCCCGGGGCGCGGTACCGCCAGCGGGCGGAGATGGGCGACGTCCGGACGCTCCGAGCCACGCCGGAGTCCTTCACGCTGGAGATCGCCAATGCCCTGCCCTCGGACGCCGGCGCCTACAAGTGCACGGTATCTGATTGGGTGACCGAAACCAAAGGCAACGTGAAGAAGCTGGATTCTAAATCACAGGAAGTGAACACTGAAGTCCGCTCTGTGG ATTCTCTAATACGCGCCGAATTAAGAAGTCGCACGGTGTCCGTgagggaaaatgagaaaatagagCTGTTCTGCAAGGTGAAAGGGCCCAGGTTTCCTCTGTCCGTGACCTGGAAAATCCAGCGCTCGGGATCACCGTCTCAGGAGCAGATAGTGTCTCTGTTCCACGACGGCGTCATCACCTGGTGGAAGAACCAGCGTAGCTATCAGCTCAGGACGCAGGTGCAGCCGGATGAAGTCACCTTCATCCTCAAGGTGTTCAGAGCCAGCGCCCAGGAGGCCGGGACCTACCAGTGCGTCGTCGAGGCCTTTCTGCGACAGACTCAGAAAGCGCTAAAATCCTCCAATGTGCTGGCCGTGCGTGTCCAAAAGCCAG ACAGCCTGCTGTCCGTCTCAGCCGAGCCCCAGACGCCGCTGCGGAGCCGCGTGGGCGCGGACGCGCGGATGGAGTGCGCCGTCCGCGCCGCCACCACGAACGCCTCCCGCTTCGCCGTGTCCTGGCTGTTCCAGCCGGAGGGGGGGCAGAACCGCACCCTCCTGCACGCCGACCGGGACGCCGTCCTGGAGGTGGAGGCGGGGCAGAGGTACAGCCTCAGCAGGCGCGAGGCGCGGTCGTACGAGCTGCTCCTGCGGCAGGCGGGGACCGCCGACAGCGGCCGGTACTACTGCCTGGTGGAGGAGTGGCTACAGGACCCCCACGGAGACTGGGCCCCGCTGAAGTCAACTTCTGCTGTTATACAACTCCTCATAAGCCCTCAAG AGAGTAGTTTCAGCGTGACGAAAGAGGAATCGAAGGTGACGGTTCGAGAGGGCGAGCAGGTGCACATCAACTGCAGCCTGGGCCCCGACAGCATCTCGCCCGCCTCCCACTACTCCGTCACCTGGTTCTTCGTCCCGGCCGGCTCCTCGGAGAGGACCGTGCTGCTGCGCTTCAGCCACGACGCTGTGCTGGACCACCCGGGCGTGAGGGCGGAGCTGGTGCGGAGGATGCGTTTCCACCGGCCCGCCCCGGGCTCCTTCGGCCTCACCGTTCAGAACGTGGACGCCCAGGACAGCGGCGGCTACTCCTGCCAGGTGGACGAGTACCAGCTCAGCTGTGAGGGGGAGTGGCTGCAGAGCGCCACCGACCAATCAGGAGTCACCAGCGTCAGCGTCCTTCAGACGG AGAGTAACCTGCATGTTCTGAAAGATAACAGCGTTGTTACCATGGGCAACCAGCAGGATGACTTTGTGATCGTCTGCAACATCACCTCGTACTCGAGCCCCGGGTCAGTTTTCGAGGTCACCTGGTGGCGTCGGCAGGCCGGTGCAGAAGGGGAGCCCCACCCCATTTTCATAGCCCGACGTAACTTCACCCTGCAGCACCTGGACAAGAGCAGAGCCCATCTCCTGTTTGACCGACCCCAAGCCACTCTGTTCACCCTCACCGTCCCCAACGCCGAGCCTTCTGATAGCGGCCAGTACTACTGCCGTGTGGAGGAATGGCTGCTCTCTCCCAGGAACACCTGGAGGAAGATTGCAGAGGACTCATCTGGGCATCTGACcgtttcattccaaccacaag GTGCTGGCAAGCTGCTGGAGGCCTCGTGCACCTCCGGGGCCTTGCCGGTGGTGCTGTCCCTCCTCATCGCTCTCCTGGCCCTGGCCATCGGGGTGCTGGCATACAAACTCCGCAAGGCCGGCCGCCGGACCGCCAAGCGTCAGGCAGACGAGTCGCTGTGGGCCGAGAGCAACCCGCTGAAGCCCAAACTGGAGtcctaa